The Celeribacter marinus genome window below encodes:
- a CDS encoding pyruvate dehydrogenase complex dihydrolipoamide acetyltransferase has protein sequence MAIELLMPALSPTMEEGTLSKWLVKEGDTVKSGDVIAEIETDKATMEFEAVDEGVIGKILVAEGTEGVKVNAPIAVILEDGEDASAADTVGASAPAPAAPAAVDAPAAVASAPAAAASTPAAPASGGARVFASPLARRIAAQNGVDLTTITGTGPKGRIVKADVEGAQAAPKAAAPQAAAAAPAPTTAAPTGMSADVVAKMYADRDYDEVKLDGMRKTIAARLTEAKQTIPHFYLRRDVQLDALLKFRSQLNKQLEGKGVKLSVNDFIIKAVANALQEVPEANAVWAGDRVLQLKPSDVAVAVAIEGGLFTPVLKDADMKSLSALSKEMKDLAGRARDRKLAPHEYQGGSFAISNLGMFGIDNFDAIVNPPHAGILAVGAGKPKPVVGADGELKVATVMSMTMSVDHRVIDGAVGAKLINSIVENLENPVAMLA, from the coding sequence ATGGCTATTGAACTACTTATGCCCGCGCTTTCTCCGACAATGGAGGAAGGCACCCTGTCGAAATGGCTCGTCAAAGAGGGCGATACCGTTAAATCCGGCGATGTGATTGCGGAGATCGAAACGGACAAGGCAACGATGGAATTCGAAGCCGTGGACGAAGGCGTGATTGGCAAAATCCTTGTCGCTGAGGGCACCGAGGGCGTGAAAGTAAACGCGCCGATTGCGGTGATCTTGGAAGACGGCGAAGATGCCTCTGCGGCGGACACTGTAGGGGCATCCGCCCCTGCGCCCGCCGCTCCGGCGGCGGTCGATGCGCCTGCTGCCGTGGCCTCTGCTCCTGCCGCAGCGGCCTCTACCCCCGCCGCACCTGCTTCGGGCGGCGCACGTGTGTTTGCCTCACCTTTGGCACGCCGCATCGCTGCGCAAAACGGTGTCGATCTGACAACGATCACAGGCACAGGCCCAAAGGGTCGCATTGTGAAAGCAGACGTTGAGGGCGCACAAGCCGCACCCAAAGCGGCCGCGCCACAAGCCGCTGCTGCGGCACCTGCACCGACGACAGCCGCGCCCACGGGCATGTCTGCCGATGTTGTGGCGAAAATGTACGCGGACCGCGATTACGATGAGGTCAAACTCGACGGGATGCGCAAAACCATTGCCGCACGTCTCACCGAGGCCAAACAGACCATCCCGCATTTCTATCTGCGCCGCGATGTTCAGTTGGATGCGCTCCTTAAATTCCGCTCACAGCTCAACAAGCAGCTTGAGGGCAAGGGCGTGAAACTCTCGGTCAACGACTTCATCATCAAAGCTGTCGCAAATGCGCTGCAAGAGGTTCCTGAGGCCAATGCTGTTTGGGCCGGCGACCGCGTGTTGCAACTCAAACCGTCCGATGTGGCGGTGGCCGTGGCAATCGAGGGCGGGTTGTTTACCCCCGTGCTCAAAGACGCCGATATGAAATCGCTCTCCGCGCTGTCCAAAGAGATGAAAGACCTCGCAGGACGTGCACGGGACCGCAAATTGGCCCCGCATGAATACCAAGGTGGCTCCTTCGCGATCTCCAACCTCGGCATGTTCGGCATCGACAATTTCGACGCCATTGTGAACCCACCCCACGCGGGCATTCTCGCGGTCGGTGCGGGCAAACCCAAACCCGTTGTGGGCGCGGACGGTGAGTTGAAAGTGGCGACAGTTATGTCCATGACCATGTCCGTAGATCACCGCGTGATCGACGGCGCAGTTGGGGCAAAACTGATCAACTCCATCGTTGAGAACCTCGAAAATCCTGTGGCGATGTTGGCCTAA
- the cysE gene encoding serine O-acetyltransferase, whose protein sequence is MAKTKAQISKIDPVWTRIVSEAQAAVGDEPLLGGMVHACILHHEGFEDALAYRLAQKLASPEMSEQLIREIADEAYADDDSLADAARADLAAVYDRDPACHAYIQPLLYFKGFQAVQAHRVSHWLWKRGRRDLAYFIQMRVSELFSIDIHPNCRIGKGIFLDHAHSLVFGETAVIGDNVSILHDVTLGGTGKEEEDRHPKIGDGVLIGAGAKVLGNIQIGHCSRIAAGSVVLNEVPPCTTVAGVPAKVVGEAGCSQPSVSMNQLIGTRSTDS, encoded by the coding sequence ATGGCCAAAACCAAAGCCCAGATTTCAAAGATCGATCCCGTTTGGACGCGGATCGTGTCCGAGGCCCAAGCGGCGGTGGGCGACGAGCCGCTTTTGGGCGGAATGGTGCATGCGTGTATCTTGCATCACGAGGGATTTGAGGACGCTTTGGCCTATCGTTTGGCGCAAAAGCTGGCCTCTCCAGAGATGTCGGAACAGCTGATCCGTGAGATTGCCGATGAGGCCTACGCCGATGATGACAGTTTGGCAGATGCGGCGCGCGCCGATCTCGCCGCCGTATATGACCGTGATCCAGCCTGCCACGCCTATATCCAACCTTTGTTGTATTTCAAAGGTTTCCAAGCGGTTCAGGCGCATCGCGTGTCGCATTGGTTGTGGAAACGGGGGCGCAGGGATTTGGCCTATTTCATCCAGATGCGCGTCTCCGAATTGTTCTCGATTGATATTCATCCCAATTGCCGCATCGGTAAGGGCATCTTTCTTGACCATGCCCATAGCCTTGTGTTCGGTGAGACGGCCGTGATCGGTGATAACGTGTCGATTTTGCACGATGTGACGCTTGGTGGCACCGGTAAGGAAGAGGAAGATCGCCACCCCAAGATTGGTGATGGTGTTTTGATCGGAGCAGGGGCCAAGGTGCTCGGCAATATCCAGATCGGGCACTGTTCGCGCATTGCTGCCGGATCGGTGGTTTTGAACGAAGTGCCACCCTGCACCACGGTCGCGGGCGTCCCCGCAAAGGTCGTGGGCGAGGCAGGATGTTCGCAGCCATCGGTGTCGATGAACCAATTGATCGGGACACGGTCGACCGATAGCTAG